In the genome of Spea bombifrons isolate aSpeBom1 chromosome 11, aSpeBom1.2.pri, whole genome shotgun sequence, one region contains:
- the SNCG gene encoding gamma-synuclein encodes MDVFKKGFSIAKEGVVAAAEKTKQGVTEAAGKTKEGVMYVGAKTKEGVVQSVNTVAEKTKEQASAVGGAVVTGVNQVATKTVEGAENIVTTTGIVKKDELARQAEDVAAEEEPAVEATEATEQAAEGGNE; translated from the exons atGGACGTCTTTAAGAAAGGTTTCTCCATTGCTAAGGAAGGCGTGGTGGCTGCGGCAGAGAAGACCAAGCAAGGTGTGACCGAAGCTGCAGGAAAAACCAAGGAGGGGGTCATGTATGTAG GTGCCAAAACTAAAGAGGGAGTGGTACAGAGTGTCAACACAG TCGCTGAGAAGACAAAAGAACAGGCGAGTGCGGTGGGAGGCGCGGTGGTCACCGGAGTCAACCAAGTAGCTACGAAGACGGTAGAAGGCGCTGAGAACATTGTCACCACCACCGGCATCGTAAAGAAG GATGAACTTGCGCGCCAAGCTGAAGACGTTGCTGCAGAGGAAGAGCCAGCAGTGGAAGCTACAGAGGCAACCGAGCAG gcCGCTGAGGGTGGAAATGAATGA